Proteins from a single region of Dysosmobacter acutus:
- a CDS encoding VOC family protein, with protein sequence MRFQMVHNNLNVASLAKSLPFYKEALGLEEVRRIKGEGFTIVYLSNPESTHQLELTEIEAHPQPYDLGENEFHLAFRTDEFEAALEKHRRMGCVCFENPDMGIYFISDPDGYWLEIVPAR encoded by the coding sequence ATGCGCTTTCAAATGGTACACAACAACCTGAATGTGGCCAGCCTGGCCAAAAGCCTTCCCTTTTACAAAGAAGCCCTTGGGCTGGAGGAGGTGCGCCGGATCAAGGGGGAGGGCTTCACCATCGTCTACCTCAGCAATCCCGAAAGCACCCACCAGCTGGAACTGACGGAGATAGAGGCCCATCCCCAGCCCTATGACCTTGGGGAAAATGAGTTCCATCTGGCCTTTCGCACCGACGAGTTTGAGGCCGCGCTGGAAAAGCACCGCCGGATGGGCTGCGTGTGCTTTGAAAATCCGGACATGGGAATCTACTTTATCTCCGATCCCGACGGATACTGGCTGGAGATCGTCCCCGCGCGATAA
- the rpoB gene encoding DNA-directed RNA polymerase subunit beta, whose translation MAKDKYYGKTLRKNFARYEEVMPMPNLLEIQKKSYQWFLDTGLREVFADVAAITDFAGNLELTFIDYTMNEAPKYDVEECKARDATYAAPLKVKVRLRNKETEEIKEQEIFMGDFPLMTQSGTFVINGAERVVVSQIVRSPGVYYGKEIDLKTDLPLLTSTVIPYRGAWLEYETDASEVFWVRIDKNRKLPITCLLRALGLKTNEEILERFGDDPRVVATLEKDPCTTYEDAMLEIYRKLRPGEPPTVEACETLIHNLFFDPRRYDLSIVGRYKFNKKLSLWHQVAGQKLLYPVADPATGEILFEDGHVLTTAEARELDDIGVYEVTVDVDGKPMKVFSNHMCDLRRYVDFDPLAECGIKERVRYDVLREILDSGVAGEELKDALRSRADELVPKHIIVDDILASVNYMNGLAAGLSTRDDIDHLGNRRLRCVGELLQNQFRIGFSRMERVIRERMTIQDLDIVTPQSLINIRPVTAAIKEFFGSSPLSQFMDQTNPLAELTHKRRLSALGPGGLSRERANMEVRDVHYSHYGRMCPIETPEGPNIGLISYLATYARINEYGFIEAPYRAVDHETGKVSDEVTYMTADVEDQYIVGQATEPTDENGCLTNPRITCRHRDEIIEVDREMVDYIDVSPRMMVSIATAMIPFLPNDDANRALMGANMQRQAVPLLRPEAPIVGTGMEHKICIDSEVAVLAEGDGEVASVDARHVTVKYDSGETKEYKLTKFLRSNHGTCINQRPIVEVGERVHGTRMGENGQMENPTVLADGPATDQGEIALGHNILVGFMTWEGYNYEDAVLLNERLVREDVYTSIHIEEYEIDSRDTKLGPEEITRDIPNVGEDALKDLDENGIIRIGAEVHSGDILVGKVTPKGETDLTAEERLLRAIFGEKAREVRDTSLKVPHGESGIIVDARVFTREKGDELGPGVNQVVRVYIAQRRKIQVGDKMAGRHGNKGVVSRVLPQEDMPFLPDGTPLDIVLNPLGVPSRMNIGQVLEVHLGYAAHKLGWKVATPIFDGASMEEDISAALAEAGLDPEGKSWLFDGRTGERFDNKVTVGYVYFLKLHHLVDDKIHARSTGPYSLVTQQPLGGKAQFGGQRFGEMEVWALEAYGAAYTLQEILTVKSDDVTGRVRTYEAIVKGHNVPTPGVPESFKVLVKELQSLCLDIQVLDRNGNLIDLKEDEDAMDTFNLARMDAEDERNRSFADDSEFQESGFDIEDVEEGDDEPLEDGLDEE comes from the coding sequence ATGGCCAAAGACAAGTATTACGGGAAGACTCTGCGCAAGAACTTTGCCCGGTACGAGGAAGTCATGCCCATGCCGAATCTTCTGGAGATTCAGAAGAAGTCCTACCAGTGGTTTTTGGACACCGGGCTGCGGGAGGTGTTTGCCGATGTGGCGGCAATCACCGATTTCGCCGGCAATCTGGAACTGACGTTCATCGACTACACGATGAATGAGGCGCCCAAGTACGATGTGGAGGAGTGCAAGGCCCGGGATGCCACCTATGCTGCGCCTTTGAAGGTGAAAGTGCGCCTGCGCAACAAGGAGACCGAGGAGATCAAGGAGCAGGAGATCTTCATGGGGGATTTCCCGCTGATGACCCAGTCGGGCACCTTTGTCATCAACGGCGCCGAGCGCGTGGTGGTCTCCCAGATCGTCCGCAGCCCCGGCGTCTACTATGGCAAGGAGATCGATCTGAAGACCGACCTGCCGCTGCTGACCTCCACAGTGATCCCCTACCGGGGCGCCTGGCTGGAGTATGAGACCGACGCCTCGGAGGTATTCTGGGTCCGCATCGATAAAAACCGCAAGCTGCCCATCACCTGTCTGCTGCGGGCTTTGGGCCTGAAGACCAACGAGGAGATTCTGGAGCGTTTCGGCGACGATCCCCGGGTGGTCGCCACGCTGGAGAAGGACCCCTGCACCACCTATGAGGACGCCATGCTGGAGATTTACCGCAAGCTCCGCCCCGGCGAGCCCCCCACGGTGGAGGCCTGCGAAACCCTGATCCACAACCTCTTCTTCGATCCCCGGCGCTATGACCTGTCCATCGTGGGGCGGTATAAATTCAACAAAAAGCTCTCCTTGTGGCACCAGGTGGCGGGCCAGAAGCTGCTTTATCCCGTGGCGGATCCGGCCACCGGTGAAATCCTCTTTGAGGACGGCCACGTGCTGACCACCGCGGAGGCCCGGGAGTTGGACGACATTGGAGTCTATGAGGTGACGGTGGATGTGGACGGAAAGCCCATGAAGGTCTTCTCCAACCACATGTGCGACCTCAGGCGTTATGTGGATTTCGATCCTCTTGCCGAGTGCGGAATCAAGGAGCGGGTGCGCTATGACGTGCTGCGGGAGATTTTGGACAGCGGCGTCGCCGGTGAGGAGCTGAAGGACGCCCTGCGCAGCCGCGCCGACGAGCTGGTGCCCAAGCACATCATTGTGGACGACATTCTGGCCTCCGTCAACTACATGAACGGCCTTGCGGCGGGGCTTTCCACCAGGGACGACATCGACCATCTGGGCAACCGCCGCCTGCGCTGCGTGGGCGAGCTATTGCAAAACCAGTTCCGCATCGGTTTTTCCCGGATGGAGCGGGTCATCCGGGAGCGCATGACCATCCAGGACCTGGATATTGTCACGCCCCAGAGTCTCATCAACATCCGCCCGGTCACCGCGGCCATCAAGGAGTTCTTCGGCTCCAGCCCCCTGAGCCAGTTCATGGACCAGACCAACCCTCTGGCCGAGCTGACCCACAAGCGCCGCCTCAGCGCCCTGGGCCCCGGCGGCCTCTCCCGGGAGCGGGCCAACATGGAGGTCCGCGACGTCCACTACAGCCACTACGGCCGCATGTGCCCCATTGAGACCCCTGAAGGACCCAACATCGGCCTGATCTCCTACCTTGCCACTTACGCCCGGATCAACGAGTACGGCTTCATCGAGGCGCCCTACCGGGCCGTGGACCACGAGACGGGCAAGGTCTCCGACGAGGTGACCTACATGACCGCCGATGTGGAGGACCAATATATTGTGGGCCAGGCCACGGAGCCGACGGACGAAAACGGCTGCCTGACCAATCCCCGTATCACCTGCCGCCACCGGGATGAGATCATCGAGGTGGACCGTGAGATGGTGGATTATATCGACGTATCCCCCCGAATGATGGTTTCCATCGCCACGGCCATGATCCCCTTCCTGCCCAACGATGACGCAAACCGCGCCCTGATGGGCGCCAACATGCAGCGCCAGGCAGTGCCGCTGCTCCGCCCCGAGGCCCCCATCGTGGGCACCGGCATGGAGCACAAGATATGCATCGACTCCGAGGTGGCGGTGCTGGCCGAGGGCGACGGCGAGGTGGCGTCCGTGGATGCACGCCATGTCACCGTCAAATACGACAGCGGCGAAACCAAGGAGTATAAGCTGACCAAATTCCTCCGCTCCAACCACGGCACCTGCATCAATCAGCGGCCCATCGTGGAGGTGGGAGAGCGGGTCCATGGAACGCGGATGGGGGAAAACGGTCAGATGGAGAATCCCACCGTCCTGGCGGACGGGCCGGCCACCGATCAGGGCGAGATCGCCCTGGGCCACAACATCCTGGTGGGCTTTATGACCTGGGAGGGCTACAACTACGAGGACGCTGTGCTGCTCAACGAGCGGCTGGTCCGGGAGGACGTATACACCTCCATCCATATCGAGGAGTATGAGATCGACTCCCGGGACACCAAGTTGGGCCCCGAGGAGATCACCCGGGACATCCCCAACGTGGGCGAGGACGCCCTGAAGGACCTGGACGAGAACGGCATCATCCGCATCGGCGCCGAGGTCCACTCCGGCGACATTCTGGTGGGCAAGGTCACGCCCAAGGGCGAGACCGACCTCACCGCCGAGGAGCGGCTCCTGCGGGCCATCTTCGGAGAAAAGGCGCGGGAGGTCCGCGACACCTCCCTGAAAGTGCCCCACGGCGAGTCCGGCATCATTGTGGATGCCCGGGTCTTTACCCGTGAAAAGGGCGACGAGTTAGGACCCGGCGTCAACCAGGTGGTCCGCGTCTATATCGCACAGCGCAGAAAAATTCAGGTGGGCGACAAGATGGCCGGCCGCCACGGAAACAAGGGCGTCGTCTCCCGCGTGCTGCCCCAGGAGGATATGCCCTTCCTGCCCGACGGCACGCCGCTGGACATCGTGCTGAATCCCCTGGGCGTGCCCTCCCGTATGAACATCGGCCAGGTGCTGGAGGTCCATCTGGGCTACGCCGCCCACAAGTTGGGCTGGAAGGTGGCCACCCCCATCTTCGACGGCGCCAGCATGGAGGAGGACATCTCCGCCGCGCTGGCGGAGGCCGGCCTGGATCCCGAGGGCAAGAGCTGGCTCTTTGACGGCCGCACCGGCGAGCGTTTTGACAACAAGGTCACTGTGGGTTATGTCTATTTCCTTAAGCTACACCATCTGGTGGACGATAAGATTCACGCCCGCTCCACCGGCCCGTACTCCCTTGTGACCCAGCAGCCGCTGGGCGGCAAGGCCCAGTTCGGCGGCCAGCGCTTCGGCGAGATGGAAGTGTGGGCCCTGGAGGCCTATGGCGCGGCCTACACCCTCCAGGAGATTCTGACGGTGAAGTCCGACGACGTCACCGGCCGTGTCCGCACCTATGAGGCCATTGTCAAGGGCCACAACGTGCCCACCCCCGGCGTACCTGAATCCTTCAAGGTGCTGGTGAAGGAGCTGCAGTCCCTGTGCCTGGACATCCAGGTGCTGGATCGCAACGGCAACCTCATCGACCTCAAGGAGGATGAGGACGCCATGGACACCTTCAATCTGGCCCGGATGGACGCGGAGGATGAGCGCAACCGCAGCTTCGCCGACGACAGCGAGTTCCAGGAATCCGGCTTTGACATCGAAGACGTGGAAGAGGGGGACGACGAACCCTTGGAAGACGGCCTGGACGAAGAATAA
- a CDS encoding MGDG synthase family glycosyltransferase: MKLLILSSNNGAGHNSAGRAILEEARRRGIEGDMVDALSLDAPWKSRAISEIHIQGALHAPYLFEVGNYLAEKDAWREKPSGCYRANARYADKLWIYLSERRYDAVIATHVFPALTMTHLKRHICRDLPAYFVATDYSCAPYVHETEMDGYFIPHVALRGKFLAAGAPFSRIVPTGIPVVEQFVTRLPQAEARRILKLPEEGKIVLVMTGSMGFGDAEGQVLALYRMLGRKARILVMGGNNEKLKETLRLEYDGAVTVLDYTREVPLYMDASDVLITKPGGLSTTESAVCEIPTVLTTPIPGWEEENVDFFTSHGLARFATEPENIARQAKLLLEDQDARETMKACQRREISKQAAGEIMDYVTNRQRSLF; the protein is encoded by the coding sequence ATGAAGCTTTTGATTTTATCAAGCAACAACGGCGCAGGGCACAATTCCGCGGGACGCGCCATATTGGAGGAGGCCCGCCGCCGGGGGATTGAAGGGGATATGGTGGATGCACTTTCCCTTGACGCGCCCTGGAAGTCCCGGGCCATCTCTGAAATCCACATCCAGGGCGCCCTTCATGCGCCTTATCTCTTTGAGGTTGGAAACTACCTGGCAGAGAAGGACGCCTGGCGGGAAAAACCCTCCGGCTGCTACCGGGCCAACGCCAGATACGCGGACAAGCTGTGGATATACCTGAGCGAGCGCCGCTACGACGCGGTCATCGCCACCCATGTGTTTCCGGCGCTGACCATGACCCACCTCAAAAGGCACATCTGCCGCGACTTACCGGCCTATTTTGTGGCCACGGACTACAGCTGCGCCCCCTATGTCCACGAGACGGAGATGGACGGATACTTTATCCCCCATGTGGCGCTGCGGGGAAAGTTTCTTGCGGCCGGTGCGCCCTTTTCCCGCATCGTGCCCACGGGCATCCCGGTGGTGGAGCAGTTCGTGACCCGCCTCCCCCAGGCGGAGGCCAGGCGCATCCTGAAGCTGCCGGAGGAGGGGAAGATCGTACTGGTGATGACCGGCTCCATGGGCTTTGGGGACGCGGAAGGCCAGGTGCTTGCGCTGTATCGGATGCTGGGCAGAAAAGCGCGGATCCTTGTGATGGGCGGCAACAACGAAAAACTGAAGGAGACACTGCGCCTGGAGTATGATGGCGCCGTCACCGTGCTGGACTACACCCGCGAGGTGCCGCTTTATATGGACGCATCCGACGTGCTCATCACCAAGCCAGGCGGGCTTTCCACCACGGAGTCCGCTGTGTGTGAAATCCCCACGGTGCTCACCACCCCGATCCCCGGCTGGGAGGAGGAGAATGTGGACTTTTTCACCAGCCACGGCCTGGCCCGGTTTGCCACGGAGCCGGAGAACATTGCCCGGCAGGCAAAGCTGCTGTTGGAGGACCAGGACGCCCGGGAGACCATGAAGGCCTGCCAGAGGCGGGAGATCAGCAAACAGGCGGCCGGGGAGATCATGGACTATGTGACGAACCGGCAGCGGTCCCTATTTTAA
- a CDS encoding MATE family efflux transporter, with product MEKEEKVKTYEMDMCTGVVWKKMLVFAFPLVCSNVLQLLFNAADIVVVGRFAGDNSLAAVGSNSSLIHLLINLFVGLSVGANVLAARSFGSHDDKTLGEVVHTAMLMSIVSGLFLALVGSLGARQVLVWMKTPDEVLGLAALYLRIYFLGMPATMIYNFGSALLRAVGDTKRPLNYLTVAGVVNVVLNLFFVIALHLDVAGVAIATVVSQCISAFLVMRCLMRESGGIRLDLKLLRIHKRSFLQIIKIGLPAGFQGILFSVSNVVIQSSINTFGEVVMAGNSAANNIENFVYFAMNAFYQASISFTGQNFGAGQYKRIYRILLASQAFVVILGVVFGNLVYLCGTPLLQIYSKSPAVIAAGLDRMKIISRTYALGGMMDVMVGCLRGIGYSVMPMIVSLVGSCLLRLVWISTIFQIPQYHTIETVYISYPITWAITLTAHILCFLWAMRRLERRAAQPDDPNEPEPPVLDS from the coding sequence ATGGAAAAGGAAGAGAAGGTAAAAACTTACGAAATGGATATGTGCACCGGCGTTGTCTGGAAAAAGATGCTGGTGTTCGCATTTCCCCTGGTGTGTTCCAACGTGTTGCAGCTGCTGTTCAACGCGGCGGACATTGTGGTGGTGGGCCGGTTCGCCGGCGACAACTCGCTGGCGGCGGTGGGCTCCAACTCCTCTTTGATTCACCTGCTCATCAACCTCTTCGTGGGTCTCTCCGTGGGCGCCAATGTGCTGGCCGCCCGCTCCTTTGGCTCCCACGACGACAAAACGCTGGGCGAGGTTGTCCACACGGCCATGCTCATGAGCATTGTCAGCGGCCTCTTTCTGGCTCTGGTGGGCTCCCTTGGCGCCCGGCAGGTGCTGGTGTGGATGAAGACGCCGGATGAGGTGCTGGGCCTGGCCGCCCTCTACCTCCGGATTTACTTTTTGGGCATGCCCGCCACCATGATCTACAACTTCGGCAGCGCTCTGCTCCGGGCGGTGGGCGACACCAAGCGGCCGCTGAACTATCTGACGGTGGCCGGCGTGGTCAACGTGGTGCTGAACCTGTTCTTCGTCATTGCGCTGCATCTGGACGTCGCGGGCGTGGCCATCGCCACCGTGGTCTCCCAGTGCATCTCCGCCTTTTTGGTGATGCGCTGCCTGATGCGGGAGAGCGGCGGCATCCGCCTGGATCTCAAGCTGCTGCGCATCCACAAGAGGAGCTTTCTTCAGATCATCAAGATCGGACTGCCCGCCGGGTTCCAGGGGATATTGTTCTCCGTTTCCAACGTGGTCATCCAATCCTCCATCAACACCTTCGGCGAGGTGGTAATGGCCGGCAACTCCGCGGCCAACAACATTGAAAATTTCGTCTACTTTGCCATGAACGCCTTTTATCAGGCCTCCATCTCCTTCACGGGCCAGAATTTCGGCGCCGGGCAGTATAAGCGGATCTACCGGATTCTGCTTGCCTCCCAGGCCTTTGTGGTGATCCTTGGCGTGGTGTTTGGAAATTTGGTGTATCTCTGCGGCACGCCGCTGCTTCAGATTTACAGCAAGAGCCCCGCTGTCATCGCCGCGGGACTGGACCGCATGAAGATCATCTCAAGGACCTATGCGCTGGGCGGAATGATGGATGTGATGGTTGGCTGCCTGCGGGGCATCGGCTACTCCGTCATGCCCATGATCGTCTCTCTGGTGGGATCGTGCCTGCTGCGGCTGGTGTGGATCTCCACAATCTTCCAGATTCCCCAGTATCACACCATTGAAACCGTGTATATCTCCTATCCCATCACCTGGGCCATCACCTTGACCGCCCACATCCTCTGCTTCCTGTGGGCCATGCGCCGTCTGGAGCGCCGCGCCGCCCAGCCGGATGATCCGAACGAGCCGGAGCCGCCGGTACTGGACTCCTGA